In one window of Brachyhypopomus gauderio isolate BG-103 chromosome 16, BGAUD_0.2, whole genome shotgun sequence DNA:
- the samd4b gene encoding protein Smaug homolog 2 has product MMFRDQVGILTDWFKGWNECEQTVALLSLLKRASRTQARFLHICLEHWLADCTEIHLLEAEANNAAVVSQWQQEPKEKAVCLLLTHLPLLQPRNSEAKCEYMSLLQKVLTHTIESSLFVEESRQLLSYALIHPATTMEDRTNLALWLNHLEEHLSARPLVPSGPYHHARQGSDEWAGPPDPPEVVHSWHEKPPSTCGSPAGQNGHMPFPGTGALPSPIGISNSTGLPGHVQPSPLTRSMSLIPTNQPGSGSDWISQEEGIGRQIVAGAEHAPLSPQGSVASSGSEQTEEQANSRNTFQEDGSGMKDVPTWLKSLRLHKYASLFSQMSYEEMMVLTEQHLESQNVTKGARHKIALSIQKLRERQSLLKSLEKDILEGGNVRNALQELQQIIITPIKAYIPSTAGQREAEPGAPPTDKATDPMEEKDTTVEGFQSHNPPPCDGESSATPISEGDIPGQFTRVMGKVCTQLLVSRPDEENISCYLQLIEKCVSHEAFTETQKKRLVSWKQQVLKLLRLFPRKAMLDMPIYRQKGWTAYGSNSLPTAGSVSGGLNRRGQRPFPLPSRGPIPPRSMGLMTPGGITGASPRHTLSTPTTLSGQGRQNLWFGNPGGSNSMPSQSRSSVQRTHSLPVHTSPQTMLLFQQPECQVPGTDLEINPTLESLCLSMTEHALGDGMDRTSTI; this is encoded by the exons ATGATGTTCAGGGACCAGGTAGGGATTCTAACGGACTGGTTTAAGGGGTGGAACGAGTGCGAACAGACGGTAGCGCTGTTGTCGCTGCTGAAGAGAGCATCACGGACACAGGCGCGCTTCCTGCACATCTGTCTGGAGCACTGGCTGGCAGACTGCACCGAAATACATTTACTAGAGGCTGAAGCCAACAATGCAG CCGTAGTCAGTCAGTGGCAGCAGGAGCCCAAGGAGAAGGCGGTGTGTCTGCTGCTCACCCACCTGCCTCTGCTGCAGCCACGCAACAGTGAAGCCAAGTGCGAGTACATGAGCCTCCTGCAGAAGGTGCTGACCCACACCATCGAGAGCAGCCTGTTTGTGGAGGAGAGCCGCCAGCTGCTCTCCTACGCCCTCATCCACCCGGCCACCACCATGGAGGATCGCACCAACCTCGCCCTTTGGCTCAACCATCTGGAGGAGCACCTGTCCGCCCGCCCCTTGGTTCCGTCCGGGCCGTACCACCACGCCCGCCAAGGCTCCGACGAGTGGGCCGGGCCTCCTGACCCTCCCGAGGTGGTGCACTCCTGGCACGAAAAACCCCCATCGACGTGTGGCTCACCTGCTGGGCAGAATGGGCACATGCCTTTTCCTGGTACTGGGGCACTGCCCTCTCCCATCGGCATAAGCAACAGCACAG GCCTCCCTGGTCATGTGCAGCCAAGCCCCCTGACGCGATCCATGTCCCTCATTCCTACCAATCAGCCTGGCTCCGGTTCTGATTGGATAAGCCAGGAAGAGGGAATTGGGCGTCAGATTGTGGCAGGGGCAGAACACGCCCCTTTGTCCCCCCAAGGCAGCGTAGCGTCATCTGGGAGTGAACAGACGGAAGAACAGGCCAATTCACGAAACACCTTTCAGGAGGACGGCAGTGGCATGAAAG ATGTGCCCACGTGGTTGAAGAGTCTCCGCCTACACAAGTATGCATCCCTGTTCTCCCAGATGAGCTACGAGGAGATGATGGTCCTGACCGAACAGCATCTGGAGTCCCAG AACGTAACGAAAGGAGCTCGGCACAAGATAGCGTTGAGCATCCAGAAactgagagagaggcagagtctCCTCAAATCTCTTGAAAAG GATATTCTAGAAGGCGGGAACGTTCGGAATGCTTTGCAGGAGCTTCAGCAGATCATCATCACGCCGATCAAAGCTTATATTCCTTCTACTGCTGGccagagggaggcggagcctggaGCCCCGCCCACCGACAAGGCAACTGACCCCATGGAAGAGAAGGACACAACTGTAGAGGGCTTCCAGTCCCACAATCCTCCCCCGTGTGATGGGGAGTCATCAGCCACGCCCATCTCGGAGGGGGACATCCCAGGACAGTTCACTCGCGTGATGGGGAAAG tgtgcacaCAGCTGCTGGTGTCCAGGCCAGATGAGGAGAACATCAGCTGTTATCTGCAGCTCATCGAGAAGTGTGTGTCACATGAG GCATTCACAGAGACCCAAAAGAAGCGACTGGTGTCATGGAAACAGCAGGTGCTGAAATTGCTCCGCCTCTTTCCTCGGAAAGCCATGCTGGACATGCCCATATACCGACAGAAAGG CTGGACGGCGTACGGTTCAAACTCCCTCCCCACAGCGGGCTCTGTGAGTGGGGGTCTGAACCGCCGGGGGCAGAGGCCGTTTCCTTTGCCCTCACGTGGACCAATTCCTCCCAGAAGCATGGGGCTCATGACCCCTGGGGGCATCACAGGAGCCTCCCCgcgacacacactctccacccccaccaccctctCGGGCCAGGGTCGACAG AACCTCTGGTTTGGTAACCCTGGAGGCAGTAACAGTATGCCCAGCCAGAGCCGCAGTTCAGTGCAGAgaacacactctctcccagttcACACATCCCCACAAACCATGCTTCTGTTCCAGcagccag AATGCCAGGTCCCAGGGACAGACCTAGAGATCAACCCTACACTGGAGTCACTGTGCCTCAGTATGACGGAGCACGCCTTAGGAG ATGGAATGGACAGAACATCAACAATATGA